GCGAGGCTTCCGCCGAATCCGGCATGGCGGTGTTGATCACCTGGATCGAGTGGATCGTCTCGAACCCGAAGAACTTCAGCATCCACTCGACATAGGGCTTCTGGAAGTCGATCGCTTCCGCGCCGGTGCCCGGGCCATAGGCGCCCATGGAGGCGGTGACCACCAGGGCCGGCTTGCCCTTGACCAGGCCGAAATAGCCCTGGTCCGGCGACCAGCCGAAGGTCTGGCCCGGCTGGGCGATGACGTCGATATAGTGCTTCAGCACATAAGGAACGCCGAAGTTCCACATCGGGACGGAGACGACGATCTTGTCGGCAGCCTTGAAGTGCTCGGCGGCGGCGACAACCTTGCCCCAGGCCTGGGCCTGTTCGGCGGTGAAGTCCTTGCCGCCCATGACGGCATATTTCGCGTCGAGGGTCGCGCCGTTGAAGGCCGGCAGGTTGGCGGCCCACAGGTCGAGGACCTCGACCGTGTCGCCGGGATGGGCTGCCTTGTAGGCGTCGAGGAAGGCGGTCGCGGCCTGGGTGGAATAGGAGCGGCCCTTGCGCGGGCTCGCTTCGATGTAAAGAATCTTGGCCATTGTCGTGGTGCTTTCCTTGAGAGGGACGGTCAGGCGGCGCGCAGCGCGGAGCGCGGCGACGACTGCCAGAAGGCGAGGGGACCCGAGCGCAGGGCGAGCGCGCCGTCACCGGCGAGCGCATGGGCGACCGACGCGACGATCAGGAAGGCGGGATATTCCCAGCCGCCCTTGGGCGCGCTGAACACCCAGCCATTGGGCACGTGGACCATCAGGGCACCGATCATGATCGGCAGCAGCACGACTGACACCTGCCGGCCATAGAAGCCCGCGATGATCAGAAGGCCGCCGATGATCTCGGCGAAGATGATCGGAGCGGCGAGGAATGACGGCATGCCCTGCGAGCCGAGGAAGCCGGCAAAGCCCGGGATGGTGAACAGCATGAGCTTCATCAGGCCGTGGGAAACCCACATGGCGCCAAGAGCAAGCCGGAGGACAAGGAGGCCGTAAGGGCCGGTCTGGGTATCGGTCATGGTGGGGGTTCCAACGATTCAAGGTCGAGGCGGCGGGTTGCCGTCTGGCAGGGAAGATGGGTCGCTAGTCCCCGCAAGTAAATTGACTTCTCTGCAATGATTTGCTTGCATCTGTGCACATTGAGACGGAGTGCCTGTGATGACACCGCCGCTGGTTTCCTGGGACGACTATCGAACCGTGCTGGCGGTCTCGCTCGCCCGGTCGCTTGGCGGTGCGGCCGAGATGCTCGGCGTCAACCAGTCGACCGTTTTCCGTCGGCTCGGTGCGATGGAGGAACGCCTCGGTGCGCGGCTCTTCGAGCGCAGCCGCACCGGCTATTCGCTGACCACGGCCGGCGAGGAGATGGTCAAGCTCGCCGAGAAGATGGCCGACGAGATCGTCGACTTCGAGCGGCGCCTGACCGGCCATGACCTCAGGCCCCAGGGCGAATTGCGGGTGGCGACCAACGACACGCTGGTGGTCCACCTTCTGACCCCGATCTTTGCGTCGTTCCGCAAGCTCTATCCCGGCATCACGCTGGATGTGGTCGTCGGCAACCAGGCGCTGAACCTCTCCAAGCGCGATGCCGACGTGGCGATCCGCGCCACCGGCGATCCACCGGAGACGCTGGTCGGGCGCAAGCTCGCAGCCATCCACTGGGCGATCTATGGCGCCAAAAGCCTCGGGCTCACCGAGCTTGATCCGGTCGACTACCGCTCCCATTCCTGGATCGGCCTGGGTGACAATCTGTCGGGCCTCAAGCCCGGCCGGTGGATGGCGCAGAATGTCGGCGAGGACCGCATCGGCTGGAAGATCAATACGGTGCTTGGCTTGTCGGAGGCGGTGGCGGAAGGGGCAGGAGTGGGTCTGTTGCCCTGCTTCATCGCCCAGACCTTCCCGAACCTCGTGCCGCTCTCAGGCATCATGGGGGACTTTTCCAGCCATATCTGGCTGCTGACCCATCCGGATCTGCGCAATACCGCCAGGGTGCGGGCCTTCATGGATCATGTGGGGGCTGAAATCGCCAAGAAGCGCACGTCGATCGAGGGCAACCTGGCAATGGCGCCGCTGACCTGAGGCACGCGGGTGTCGGCACGGCAGACGGATGCCTTATCGCATTCCGCCCGGCCTTAACCGTGCCGCCAGAACCTTTGCCGGAGCAGGGATTTTCCTGTCATTCGAGGGACATGGATGGCTTGCCTCAGGCGCGGCATCCGCCGATAGTGGCGCGTCTTTTGTCGCCTTCGCGTTGGGAGTTCACCATGAAGGCCATCATTGTCGGCGGCGGCGTCGGCGGTCTCACCACTGCGCTCATGCTGAAGGAGCGCGGCATCGACTGCGAGATCCACGAACAGGCGAGCGAGGTGCGCGAGCTCGGCGTCGGCATCAACACGCTGCCGCACGCGATCAAGGAACTCAGCCTGCTCGGCCTCCTGCCGCGGCTGGATGACGTCGCGATCCGCACCCACGAACTGATCTATTCCAACCGGTTCGGCCAGGAGATCTGGCGCGAGCCTCGCGGTATCGAAGCGGGCTTCGAAGTACCGCAATTCTCGATCCATCGCGGCCGGCTGCAGACCGTGATCTACCAGGCCGTGCGCGCGCGGCTCGGTGAAAGCCGCATTTTCACCGGCTCCCGGCTTGGGTCGTGGACGCAGGACGAAAGCGGCGTCACCGCCTGGTTCTTTGACCGCGAGGGGCGGCATGTGCGCACCGCGCGGGGCGATGTGCTGATCGGCGCCGATGGCATCCATTCCACCGTGCGCCGTTCGCTCTTCCCCAACGAGGGCCCGCCGGTCTGGAACGGCTTCATGCTCTGGCGCGGTGCGGTCGACTGGCCGGATTTCCTGACCGGCCGTTCGATGGTGATTGCCGGCGGCATGGCGGCCAAGCTCGTCGTCTATCCGATCGCCGAGGGTCTCGCTCCCGGCCGCAAGCTCACGAACTGGGCGGTTCTGGCGCGCATCAGTGAGGGCGGCACGCCGCCGCGCCGCGAGGACTGGTCGCGTCCCGGCCGGTTCGAGGACATGATGCCCTATCTGAAGCGGCTCTCCATTCCCCACCTCGACGCCCAGCGGATGATCGAGGCGACGCCCGAGTTCTGGGAATATCCGATGTGCGACCGCGATGCCCTGCCGCGCTGGAGCCATGGCCGCGTGACCCTGCTCGGCGACGCCGCCCATCCGATGTACCCGGTCGGTTCCAACGGCGCGAGCCAGGCGATCCTCGATGCGCGTTGCCTCGCCGATCTGCTGGTTTCGGCCGAGCATCCGGTCCAGGCGCTGTGGGCCTATGACCAGGAGCGCCTGCCGGCCACTGCCCAGATTGTCCGCATGAACCGCAAGGGCGGGCCGGAAGGCGTCATCGATGCCGTGGAGGAACGCGCGCCCGACGGTTTCACCGACATCGACACCGTGCTGTCGTTCGAGGACCGGAAGGCGATCGTGCGGGGTTATGCCTCGACGGCGGGCTTCACGCAGGACAAGGTCAACCGGTCGAAGGCAGCCTGAGCCGAATTGCCCAGACACGTGGCTCGTCTGCCGACATTCGCATGACTTCAGGCCGGGAGGCCCAGGACCATGACCTCTCGCATGCGTGAAGCGGCTTTGCTGCTCGCGGGCTGTGGCATCGTCCTGGGAATGACTCTGCCGTTGCAGAAGATGGCGGCGAAGGCCGGCGTCCAGCCGGCATCCTGGGTGTTCGTCATGACGTTCGGGGCGAGCCTGTTCCTGTTGGCTCGTGCGCTCCTCGCCGGTAAGGCACCGACACTGACACGGCAGCATCTCGTCTATTACGGCGTGGCCGCGCTCATCTCGTTCGTCATTCCCAATCTGCTCGTCTTCATCTCGATCCCGCGGATCGGCGCCGGCCTGACCGGCGTGATGTATGCGCTGTCACCCATGACCACGCTGTCCCTGTCGAGCCTCGCACACCGGCGGCTGCCGGACGCCTGGGGGGCCGCCGGCCTTGGGCTTGGCCTTGCCGGCACGCTGCTGATCATCATTTTCCGGGGAGAGGGCGGTGGTGGGCAATCTGCGGAGATCGCGTGGGTTCTGCTGGCCCTGCTGATTCCGGTCTTCCTTGCGTCTGGCAACGTCTATCGCGGCATGTTCTGGCCCGAAGGGTCCGATCCAGCGGCGTTGGCGGCCGCGACCAACATAGCCGCCGCCGGCATGCTGCTGGTCGCGGTCTTTGCGGGCGGCGAGGGATGGGACGGTTTGCGGGTCGTCGCCTTCGTGCCTGCGCTGATCGTGACGCAGATCGTCGCGACCGCGATCATGCTGGCCATGTTCTTCCGCCTGCAGCAGGTCGGCGGGGCCGTCTATCTCAGCCAGATCGGCTATGTCGCGGCGGCGGTCGGACTCATCGCCGGAACGCTGGTGCTGGGCGAGCGCTATCCGCTAGCGACCTGGCTCGGTGCGCTGGTGGTCGTGGCCGGCGTCGCGCTGGTCACCTGGTCGCAGGCGCGACGGTAGCGATCAACGAAAAGCGCGGCGCCGTTACCGACGCCGCGCTGCTCAGTCTCAATGACGATCAAGTCGCCTCACGCACCGGGGGCGGCGGCAGGAACACCACTTCGTGCTTGGCGGCGAGCGCCACGACGGCATCCGGGTTCTGGTCGGGCAGCGAGTGGATGCCCCAGAACAGATCGTAGAGCTTGCGCGTCGGCGAGACCCAGAAGAAGCACTTCACCGGCTGGTCGGTCTTGTTGAAAATGCCATGGGACAGGCCCATCGGCAGGCGGATCAGGTCGCCGGCGGTCGCGACGAACTCGCGCCCTTCCAGCACCAGATCGAACCGGCCTTCGAGCATGTAGATGAACTCGTCCTGCGTCGGATGGATGTGCGGCGGCACGAAGGTGCCGGGCGGAAATGTCGCGTGCCACGACATCGAGCTTTCGCTCACCTGCTTGGGCACATAGATCTGGCCCAGAATGTTCCAGACGATCCCGTCGAGGCCGGTCCCGGCCTTGGTGATGCCTGCCGTCATCGGCTGCATGGTAAACTCCCCCTTTACGCGGTCGGCCGCATCCAAGCGCAAGCGCGGTGCGATCGCAATCGACGAATGACGACATGATTACCGCCGGCGCGCAGGGGCCTCCAGGCGGCTTTGGCGTGGCGGCGTGCCGCGACCTCGGCTATGTCTGGTCCATCGCCCGACAGGATGCCTTTCATGCTGAGCTTCACCCGCCATGCCGGCCACCGCGCCGACCACATTTCCTTCACGCCTGAAACGCTGGTGATCGCGGGCTGGGCCGGCCGTGACGAGGCGGCCATCCAGCATCATATCGAGGAACTCGCCGCCATCGGCGTGCCGCCGCCGTCCTCCGTGCCGGTTTTCTATCGTGGCGCCGCGCAATTGCTGACACAGGCACCGAAGGTTGAGGTGTTGGGGCCGGATTCCTCCGGCGAGATCGAACCGGTGATCGTGTCGCTCGCCGATGGGCTCTGGGTGACGGTCGGGTCCGACCACACCGACCGCAAGGCCGAGACGGTGGGCATCGCGCTGTCGAAGCAGCTCTGCGTCAAGCCGCTGGCCAATGTGCTCTGGCGCCTCGACGAGGTCGCCGCCCATTGGGACGAGCTGTTCCTGCGCGCCCATGCCGTCATCGGTGGCGAGCGCGTCGTCTATCAGGAGGGCAAGCTTGCCGCTCTCCGCCAGCCTGGCGACCTGATCCAGCGCTGGACTGGCAAGGAGACGCTGGCGCCGGCAACCGTCATGTTCGGCGGAACCCTTGGTGCGATCGGCGGCATCAGGCCGGCCGCCCGCTTCGAGATGGAATTGATCGACCCTGTCCTGCACCGGTCGATCAGCCATGCCTATGACATCGCCGACCTCCCCGTGATCAGCTGATGGCAGGAGTGCCGGGGCAGGGCGCCCCGGCACTCCTGCCCCATCATTTCGGTGCCTTGCGGGTCGGGTCGAAGTGCTTCTTCAGGTCGGCCCAGCAGTCGATGTAGTTCGGCTGCATGGTCGGCAACTCGCTGGCATGGCGGGTCAGCCGCTGGGGAAAGCGCGTCTCGAACATGAAGGCCATGGTGCCGGTCAGCTTCACCGGCTTTTGCTCGCCATTGCTGGCATGTTCGAAGGCCGTCATGTCCGGTCCATGAGACTGCATGCAATTGTGCAGGCTCATGCCGCCAGGCACGAAACCCTCGGGCTTGGCGTCATAGACGCCGTAGATCAGCCCCATGAACTCGCTCATGATGTTGCGGTGGTACCAGGGCGGACGGAACGTGTTCTCGCCGACCATCCAGCGCTCCGGGAAGATGACGAAGTCGACATTGGCAGTGCCCGGCGTCTCCGACGGCGCGGTCATCACCGTGAAGATCGATGGATCGGCATGGTCGAACAGGATCGGCCCGACCGGCGAGAAGTGCCTGAGATCATATTTGTAGGGATAGTAATTGCCGTGCCAGGCGACGACGTCGAGCGGCGATTGTCCGATGGCCGTGGCGTAGAGTTCTCCACCCCATTTGACGAAGAGCGTCGATGGCTCCTCGCGATCCTCATAGGCCGCGACGGGGGCCAGGAAGTCGCGTGAATTGGCCAGGCAATTGGCCCCGATCGGTCCGCGATCCGGCACGGTGAAGGCGCCACCGTAATTCTCGCAGACATAGGCGCGGGCAGGGCCGTTCACCAGTTCGACCTTGAACACGACGCCGCGCGGGATGATGCAGATCTCCCCCGGCTCGATCTCGATCCGGCCGAACTCGGTGCAGAAGCGAAGATTGTTCTCCTGCGCGACGATCAGGAACTCGCCATCGGCATTGAAGAAATACTCGGATGTCATCGAGCGGTTGATCACCAGCATATGGGCAGCCATGCCCACCTGCGTGTCGGCATCGCCAGCCGTCGTGATGGTCTGCAAGCCCGTGACGAAAGTGACCGGCTCGGAGGGGATGGGTGTCGGATCCCAACGCAATTGGCCGATCGGCAATTCGCTCTCGTTGCGCGCCTCGGGCGCGGTGCGGATCAGGCCGCGATCGACCTTCACATAGCGGCCCGAATGCTTGACCGACGGGCGGATGCGATAGAGCCAGGAGCGCTGGTTGGTCGCCTGCGGCGCGGTAAACGGAGACCCCGAGAGCTGCTCGGCATAGAGCCCGTAATTGCACTTCTGCGGCGAGTTGCGTCCGATCGGCAGGGCGCCGGCGAGCGCCTCTGTCTCGAACGAATTGCCGAAGCCGGACATGTACTGAAGCGTACCGCCGCCGCGGTCGTCGGTGGGAACGAAGCCGGTCACATATTGCAGGGTCATCGGGGGCATCCTCGTCTGGCGATGTCGGCGCCAAACTAGTCTCAGATGAAACTATCGTCAATGCGCCGCCGCGGCTCGGGCCTTCTCCGCCTTTGCGCCGAATCGCCGTTCGAGCAGCACCATGGCTGCCAGGGCGGCAAGCGACGACACCAGGGCCAGAAGGATCGGCGCCGTCGGGCCGCCATGGGTAAGGGCTGCGGCGAACACGATGGGCGCGGCCGCGAAGGCCAGGTTCTGCGGCAGCAGCAGCCAGCCATTCATGGTCGCGTAGGTGGCGCGCCCGAACAGCATGAGGGGCGCGGCATTGCGAACGATGGTCATGGCACCGGCCGACATGCCGTAGCCCACCACGAAGCCGATCGCGATCATGGGACCGGTCTCGACGACAAGCGGCAGCGTCATGGCGAGCGGCATGATCGCGGTCGCTATGACGCCGACCATGAGGAGACCGAGGCGCTGGCCGAACATCATCTCGGCCATGCGCGACAGGATCTGCGCCGGTCCCATCGCGGCGCCCGCCGCAATCGCGAAGCTCGCCGGCAGGCCGAAGCCCTTGAGCACGTCGATGATCAGCAGCGGAATGCCCCAGGTGACGAAGCCGATGAAGGAAAAGGCAGCCGCCATCAGGATGAAGGCGGAACGGCGCTCCTCCGGAGTGAGCGCCAGCGGTTCCATCACGACCGGCAGCTCACCAGTCCGCACCACTTGTTCCTGTTCCCGGCGCCCGAGTGCCAAGGCGTGGAGCGGCAGGCAGACGAACACGTGAAGCGCCGCGAAGATGACCAGGGTCTCGCGCCAGCCGAACGTGTCGGAAAGCCAGGCCGTCAGCGGCCAGAACACCGCGGATGCCAGGCCGCCGACCAGAAAGAGCATGCCCATTGAGCGCCTGGCGCCATCGCCGGAGGTCTGGGCAATGGCTGCGGCGGCGCCCTGG
This region of Phreatobacter aquaticus genomic DNA includes:
- a CDS encoding FMN-dependent NADH-azoreductase, producing the protein MAKILYIEASPRKGRSYSTQAATAFLDAYKAAHPGDTVEVLDLWAANLPAFNGATLDAKYAVMGGKDFTAEQAQAWGKVVAAAEHFKAADKIVVSVPMWNFGVPYVLKHYIDVIAQPGQTFGWSPDQGYFGLVKGKPALVVTASMGAYGPGTGAEAIDFQKPYVEWMLKFFGFETIHSIQVINTAMPDSAEASLTEAKAKAVELAKTF
- a CDS encoding DoxX family protein; protein product: MTDTQTGPYGLLVLRLALGAMWVSHGLMKLMLFTIPGFAGFLGSQGMPSFLAAPIIFAEIIGGLLIIAGFYGRQVSVVLLPIMIGALMVHVPNGWVFSAPKGGWEYPAFLIVASVAHALAGDGALALRSGPLAFWQSSPRSALRAA
- a CDS encoding LysR family transcriptional regulator — its product is MTPPLVSWDDYRTVLAVSLARSLGGAAEMLGVNQSTVFRRLGAMEERLGARLFERSRTGYSLTTAGEEMVKLAEKMADEIVDFERRLTGHDLRPQGELRVATNDTLVVHLLTPIFASFRKLYPGITLDVVVGNQALNLSKRDADVAIRATGDPPETLVGRKLAAIHWAIYGAKSLGLTELDPVDYRSHSWIGLGDNLSGLKPGRWMAQNVGEDRIGWKINTVLGLSEAVAEGAGVGLLPCFIAQTFPNLVPLSGIMGDFSSHIWLLTHPDLRNTARVRAFMDHVGAEIAKKRTSIEGNLAMAPLT
- a CDS encoding flavin-dependent oxidoreductase gives rise to the protein MKAIIVGGGVGGLTTALMLKERGIDCEIHEQASEVRELGVGINTLPHAIKELSLLGLLPRLDDVAIRTHELIYSNRFGQEIWREPRGIEAGFEVPQFSIHRGRLQTVIYQAVRARLGESRIFTGSRLGSWTQDESGVTAWFFDREGRHVRTARGDVLIGADGIHSTVRRSLFPNEGPPVWNGFMLWRGAVDWPDFLTGRSMVIAGGMAAKLVVYPIAEGLAPGRKLTNWAVLARISEGGTPPRREDWSRPGRFEDMMPYLKRLSIPHLDAQRMIEATPEFWEYPMCDRDALPRWSHGRVTLLGDAAHPMYPVGSNGASQAILDARCLADLLVSAEHPVQALWAYDQERLPATAQIVRMNRKGGPEGVIDAVEERAPDGFTDIDTVLSFEDRKAIVRGYASTAGFTQDKVNRSKAA
- a CDS encoding DMT family transporter encodes the protein MTSRMREAALLLAGCGIVLGMTLPLQKMAAKAGVQPASWVFVMTFGASLFLLARALLAGKAPTLTRQHLVYYGVAALISFVIPNLLVFISIPRIGAGLTGVMYALSPMTTLSLSSLAHRRLPDAWGAAGLGLGLAGTLLIIIFRGEGGGGQSAEIAWVLLALLIPVFLASGNVYRGMFWPEGSDPAALAAATNIAAAGMLLVAVFAGGEGWDGLRVVAFVPALIVTQIVATAIMLAMFFRLQQVGGAVYLSQIGYVAAAVGLIAGTLVLGERYPLATWLGALVVVAGVALVTWSQARR
- a CDS encoding cupin domain-containing protein; the encoded protein is MQPMTAGITKAGTGLDGIVWNILGQIYVPKQVSESSMSWHATFPPGTFVPPHIHPTQDEFIYMLEGRFDLVLEGREFVATAGDLIRLPMGLSHGIFNKTDQPVKCFFWVSPTRKLYDLFWGIHSLPDQNPDAVVALAAKHEVVFLPPPPVREAT
- a CDS encoding DUF2848 domain-containing protein, producing MLSFTRHAGHRADHISFTPETLVIAGWAGRDEAAIQHHIEELAAIGVPPPSSVPVFYRGAAQLLTQAPKVEVLGPDSSGEIEPVIVSLADGLWVTVGSDHTDRKAETVGIALSKQLCVKPLANVLWRLDEVAAHWDELFLRAHAVIGGERVVYQEGKLAALRQPGDLIQRWTGKETLAPATVMFGGTLGAIGGIRPAARFEMELIDPVLHRSISHAYDIADLPVIS
- the hmgA gene encoding homogentisate 1,2-dioxygenase; this translates as MTLQYVTGFVPTDDRGGGTLQYMSGFGNSFETEALAGALPIGRNSPQKCNYGLYAEQLSGSPFTAPQATNQRSWLYRIRPSVKHSGRYVKVDRGLIRTAPEARNESELPIGQLRWDPTPIPSEPVTFVTGLQTITTAGDADTQVGMAAHMLVINRSMTSEYFFNADGEFLIVAQENNLRFCTEFGRIEIEPGEICIIPRGVVFKVELVNGPARAYVCENYGGAFTVPDRGPIGANCLANSRDFLAPVAAYEDREEPSTLFVKWGGELYATAIGQSPLDVVAWHGNYYPYKYDLRHFSPVGPILFDHADPSIFTVMTAPSETPGTANVDFVIFPERWMVGENTFRPPWYHRNIMSEFMGLIYGVYDAKPEGFVPGGMSLHNCMQSHGPDMTAFEHASNGEQKPVKLTGTMAFMFETRFPQRLTRHASELPTMQPNYIDCWADLKKHFDPTRKAPK
- a CDS encoding MFS transporter: MPIETVQRVARPTFRYVTPALSIGQIIGWGTTYYLPTTLSLFLTRDLGLGREMVFGGVTIMLLVSGAIGPHAGRFLDRSGARLPMCLGSVLMAVALVILSRAEGLMGYVAAWVFIGLGAPLALTQGAAAAIAQTSGDGARRSMGMLFLVGGLASAVFWPLTAWLSDTFGWRETLVIFAALHVFVCLPLHALALGRREQEQVVRTGELPVVMEPLALTPEERRSAFILMAAAFSFIGFVTWGIPLLIIDVLKGFGLPASFAIAAGAAMGPAQILSRMAEMMFGQRLGLLMVGVIATAIMPLAMTLPLVVETGPMIAIGFVVGYGMSAGAMTIVRNAAPLMLFGRATYATMNGWLLLPQNLAFAAAPIVFAAALTHGGPTAPILLALVSSLAALAAMVLLERRFGAKAEKARAAAAH